A stretch of the Simiduia curdlanivorans genome encodes the following:
- a CDS encoding UPF0149 family protein — protein MLEKYGAEDSIGNFSELDGFLTALVSGPEMIMPSQWMPWIWGDEQDQPTWETDAEATRFFELLLRAMNDNATNLMDAPSNFQPMFENFSTQSQEQWFLATWCLGYLRAVFICDWPEIPEEFSHWLALIEQQSFEEQADQLLADGLDAQEEMASELTIAALMLHRYWLEQRLPAPVPQISPSQPLRAGPKVGRNDPCPCGSGKKFKQCCLH, from the coding sequence ATGCTAGAAAAGTATGGTGCCGAGGACTCCATAGGCAATTTTTCTGAACTTGATGGCTTTCTCACCGCGCTCGTTTCCGGCCCAGAGATGATCATGCCGAGCCAATGGATGCCTTGGATCTGGGGCGACGAGCAAGACCAGCCGACCTGGGAAACAGACGCCGAGGCAACGCGGTTCTTTGAGCTGTTACTGCGCGCCATGAATGACAACGCTACAAACCTCATGGACGCGCCCAGTAACTTTCAACCAATGTTCGAAAACTTTTCTACCCAAAGCCAAGAGCAGTGGTTTCTTGCCACTTGGTGCCTAGGCTATTTACGCGCGGTGTTTATTTGCGATTGGCCGGAAATACCCGAGGAGTTTAGCCACTGGTTAGCCCTTATAGAACAACAAAGTTTTGAAGAACAGGCCGATCAATTATTAGCCGATGGTTTAGATGCGCAGGAAGAGATGGCGAGTGAACTAACCATAGCCGCGCTTATGTTGCATCGTTATTGGCTAGAGCAACGGCTACCCGCTCCAGTGCCGCAGATAAGCCCGAGCCAGCCGCTACGCGCCGGGCCAAAGGTAGGCCGCAACGACCCCTGCCCCTGTGGCAGCGGCAAGAAATTTAAGCAATGCTGCCTCCATTAA
- a CDS encoding TetR/AcrR family transcriptional regulator translates to MAKSELQSIEFAEFVAVPLPAQQRSREALDRFLLAGETLLANNAFEEASVTDIAQSAESSVGTFYRVLGDKDTLSLLLLQRFFQAKVASIDAITQANQWQTRTLDAFISALIESLVSTYAGRRGVLRALILRASRDADFRDRVHKLNEYIAQRVVAVIQSHQQEVHHPKPRKAMQAAVHILLGALNQHTVTGNLGHLSAKELIEELTRMTLSYLDVHQ, encoded by the coding sequence ATGGCAAAATCTGAATTACAGTCGATAGAGTTTGCTGAGTTTGTGGCAGTGCCGCTGCCGGCCCAGCAGCGCAGTCGCGAAGCCTTGGATCGGTTTTTATTGGCGGGTGAGACCTTGTTGGCAAACAATGCCTTCGAAGAGGCGTCGGTTACCGATATAGCGCAGAGTGCCGAGTCTTCTGTAGGTACTTTTTACCGCGTATTGGGTGACAAAGACACCTTGTCGCTACTTCTGTTGCAACGTTTTTTTCAAGCAAAGGTGGCAAGTATTGATGCCATCACCCAGGCGAATCAGTGGCAAACACGAACGCTTGATGCGTTTATTAGCGCCCTGATTGAGTCACTGGTTTCAACTTACGCCGGTCGACGCGGTGTGTTGCGGGCGTTGATTTTACGCGCTTCGCGCGACGCAGATTTTCGCGACAGGGTGCATAAGCTGAACGAATATATCGCCCAGCGCGTGGTAGCAGTGATTCAGAGTCATCAGCAAGAAGTGCATCACCCGAAACCGCGTAAAGCCATGCAGGCCGCGGTGCATATCTTACTGGGTGCCCTTAACCAGCATACCGTGACGGGTAATTTGGGCCATCTTAGCGCCAAAGAGTTAATTGAAGAGTTAACCCGAATGACCTTGTCTTATTTGGATGTTCACCAGTAA
- a CDS encoding enoyl-CoA hydratase/isomerase family protein has translation MTSPVLFEQIATQDGHALGVITLNSEKTLNSLTLEMVELMLEKLLHWQTDAKIAAVFIQGAGEKAFCAGGDVQALRQSSVQNPGGPCDYAETFFAREYRLDYLLHNYGKPTIVWGHGIVMGGGLGIFAGCSHRIATERTRIAMPEVTIALFPDVGGSYFLNRMPGHCGRFLALSAASINGADSLYACIANFAISQSHKPELLEQLQALDWSSSLISTELTALFENFQRQSSADIPPGNLETHQTMIDKLCQGDDVNLIAQRFAELETEDRWLQRAQSGLAGGSPLAVKWIFRQLQLCEGLSLKEVFEKEILLATNIVRHSEFAEGVRALLVDKDHAPNWQYKQLSDVTDDVIAPFFQAPWPQNPLRDL, from the coding sequence ATGACAAGCCCAGTCCTATTCGAACAAATCGCAACCCAAGATGGTCATGCCCTTGGCGTTATCACCTTAAATAGCGAAAAGACTTTGAATTCACTCACCCTCGAGATGGTTGAGTTGATGCTGGAAAAACTGTTGCACTGGCAAACCGATGCCAAGATTGCCGCGGTGTTTATTCAAGGGGCTGGTGAGAAAGCTTTTTGCGCCGGCGGCGATGTGCAGGCCTTGCGTCAGTCATCGGTGCAAAACCCTGGCGGCCCCTGTGACTATGCCGAAACATTTTTCGCTCGCGAATATCGGTTAGATTATTTGTTGCATAACTACGGCAAGCCAACCATTGTTTGGGGCCACGGTATCGTGATGGGTGGTGGCCTGGGTATTTTTGCCGGTTGCTCACATCGCATCGCCACGGAAAGAACCCGCATCGCTATGCCCGAAGTCACCATTGCCTTGTTTCCCGATGTGGGCGGCAGTTATTTTTTGAATCGCATGCCGGGCCACTGCGGGCGCTTTTTGGCCTTGAGTGCGGCGTCTATCAATGGTGCCGATAGCCTCTATGCCTGCATTGCTAATTTTGCGATTAGCCAGAGCCATAAGCCTGAGTTACTCGAACAGTTACAAGCGCTGGATTGGTCGTCGAGTCTGATCAGCACGGAGCTGACAGCGCTGTTCGAAAACTTTCAGCGGCAGTCGAGTGCGGACATTCCGCCGGGTAATCTCGAAACCCATCAAACGATGATTGATAAGCTATGCCAAGGTGATGATGTCAACCTTATCGCCCAGCGGTTTGCAGAACTTGAAACAGAAGACAGGTGGCTGCAGCGCGCCCAGTCGGGCTTGGCCGGTGGCTCACCTTTGGCGGTCAAGTGGATTTTCCGCCAGCTGCAGTTATGCGAGGGCTTGTCTTTAAAAGAGGTGTTTGAAAAAGAAATTTTACTCGCCACCAATATTGTTCGACACAGCGAGTTCGCCGAAGGCGTTAGAGCCTTGTTAGTGGATAAAGACCATGCACCAAACTGGCAATATAAGCAGCTCAGCGATGTCACGGACGACGTTATAGCGCCATTTTTTCAAGCGCCTTGGCCGCAAAATCCGCTGCGCGATTTATAA
- a CDS encoding DUF6435 family protein, whose product MFKIFRPDPARKLNQQYQALLQQAMEAQRSGNIKLYSELTDKAEKIGDELEKLKKE is encoded by the coding sequence ATGTTCAAAATCTTCAGACCAGACCCCGCTCGAAAACTCAATCAACAATACCAGGCGCTGTTGCAGCAAGCCATGGAAGCCCAACGCTCAGGCAATATAAAGCTCTATTCAGAATTGACGGATAAAGCGGAAAAGATAGGTGACGAACTAGAGAAATTGAAAAAAGAATAG
- the mmsB gene encoding 3-hydroxyisobutyrate dehydrogenase translates to MTQKVAFIGLGNMGGGMAANLVKGGFEVRAFDLSPAAQAHAKEEGCRIAASAAEAVVGADYVVSMLPNGAIVESVYIGSDGTEALLNVIPKTALILDCSTIAPDSARRVGAAAEKAGIRFVDAPVSGGVAAAAAGTLAFMVGGVESSFEAAKTVLQPMGANIFRAGDVGAGQVAKICNNMLLAIHMTGTAEALQLGMDNGLDPSVLSNIMLKSSGCNWSLQKYNPVPGVMEGVPASKDYQGGFMVDLMLKDLGLAMEASLTSRSSIPMGAAARNLFNLHKHSAGEDQGKKDFSSIQKFYAGNKKSS, encoded by the coding sequence ATGACACAGAAAGTAGCTTTCATTGGTTTAGGTAACATGGGCGGCGGTATGGCTGCCAATCTTGTTAAAGGCGGGTTTGAGGTGCGCGCTTTCGATCTTTCGCCAGCGGCGCAAGCCCATGCCAAGGAAGAGGGTTGCCGTATTGCCGCGAGTGCCGCCGAAGCGGTGGTGGGTGCCGATTATGTGGTGAGCATGTTGCCGAACGGCGCGATTGTTGAAAGTGTTTACATCGGCAGCGATGGTACTGAGGCCTTACTTAATGTTATTCCGAAAACAGCGTTGATTTTAGATTGCTCCACCATCGCGCCAGATAGCGCCCGCCGCGTTGGTGCCGCCGCTGAAAAGGCCGGCATTCGCTTCGTTGATGCACCCGTGTCCGGTGGCGTAGCGGCCGCTGCAGCGGGTACCTTGGCGTTTATGGTGGGCGGTGTCGAATCGAGTTTCGAGGCCGCCAAAACCGTTTTACAACCCATGGGCGCAAATATTTTTCGTGCCGGCGATGTAGGAGCCGGGCAGGTGGCAAAAATTTGTAACAACATGCTGCTCGCCATTCATATGACTGGCACCGCCGAAGCTTTGCAGCTGGGTATGGATAACGGTTTAGACCCGTCGGTGCTGTCGAACATCATGTTGAAAAGCTCGGGCTGTAATTGGAGCTTGCAAAAGTACAATCCGGTGCCTGGTGTGATGGAAGGTGTTCCTGCCTCGAAAGATTATCAGGGCGGCTTTATGGTAGACCTGATGTTAAAGGATTTGGGCTTGGCGATGGAGGCATCTTTAACTAGCCGTTCATCCATACCCATGGGCGCCGCCGCGAGAAACTTGTTTAATTTACATAAGCACTCGGCCGGTGAAGATCAGGGCAAAAAAGATTTCTCCAGCATCCAGAAATTTTATGCGGGCAATAAAAAATCCTCCTAG
- a CDS encoding AEC family transporter, with product MTSPYLLAIEFTLSVTAPIFLIVFLGLFLKRTGRINDEFIGIASKLVFNLCLPLLMFFAIIQSDIDWQQQHNLALFSATAATLSFFIFWWLAQKFIAAPEDRGVAVQSAFRSNLGIMGIALCAKAFAEPGLAVAALILAVVTPIYNVLSIYALTRSLTANASMHWGKLLLGILKNPLILSIGLAFVFVAFDIKLPTFLEDTGRYLSRMTLPLALITIGGSLSLSALRNASALSAWVVFAKIVLVPVSITGCAWLLGFRGIELGCILLMFASPTAAAAFVMTRAIGGNHHLASNTIAISTLASALTISTFLYGLNLAGIF from the coding sequence ATGACTAGCCCCTACCTGCTCGCCATTGAATTTACCTTATCGGTAACAGCACCGATTTTTCTAATTGTCTTTCTCGGTTTATTTTTAAAGCGCACCGGGCGAATTAACGATGAATTTATTGGCATAGCGTCGAAGCTGGTGTTTAACCTTTGCCTGCCCTTATTGATGTTTTTTGCCATTATTCAAAGCGACATTGATTGGCAGCAACAACATAACCTAGCGCTGTTCTCAGCAACCGCCGCCACTCTGAGCTTCTTTATTTTTTGGTGGCTGGCACAAAAATTTATTGCCGCGCCGGAAGATAGGGGCGTAGCAGTACAAAGCGCCTTCCGCAGCAACTTAGGCATTATGGGTATTGCCCTTTGCGCCAAAGCCTTTGCCGAACCCGGCTTGGCAGTTGCAGCGCTGATACTCGCCGTGGTTACACCTATTTACAACGTGCTATCCATTTATGCACTTACTCGCAGCTTAACCGCGAACGCCAGCATGCACTGGGGAAAGTTGCTGCTCGGCATTTTAAAGAACCCTTTAATCCTTTCCATTGGCTTAGCCTTCGTTTTTGTGGCGTTCGATATAAAACTGCCGACGTTTCTCGAAGATACCGGCCGCTACCTCAGCCGCATGACCCTGCCATTGGCACTCATCACCATCGGCGGTAGCCTATCCCTTTCGGCACTGCGCAACGCTAGCGCCCTCTCGGCCTGGGTAGTGTTTGCGAAAATCGTGCTAGTGCCGGTATCCATCACCGGCTGCGCCTGGCTGTTAGGCTTTAGGGGCATCGAGCTGGGCTGTATTTTGCTGATGTTCGCAAGCCCTACGGCCGCCGCGGCATTTGTCATGACCCGCGCCATCGGCGGCAACCACCACCTGGCATCAAATACCATTGCCATCAGTACACTGGCCAGCGCCCTTACCATTAGTACGTTTCTTTACGGCCTAAACCTCGCCGGCATTTTTTAA
- a CDS encoding family 16 glycosylhydrolase has product MMFSNAKHLLSLVIGACLLGPLGAQAATFQAEDYDLFFDTSPGNSGGAYRADDVDIEASTDTGGGHNVGWIEQGEWLVYQNLNIPTTGAYKIRLRVASPSGATASTDLNGGGIVLGNINIPATGGWQSWQTVEITKTINAGTYNLGVFAQTGNWNFNWIEVVAVGGNASGNVVINQHCNHTGWSVGLDVGSYTLGNLQARGFVNDDASSLLVQPGYEAVLFQDNNFTGSSLVVKASDGCLVNEGFNDLASSIIVRKTGANNNLAWADEFDSINTNNWTFETGGGGWGNNELQYYTNGQNASIQYDPAAGSNVLVLEAKKGNPANYNCWYGSCTYTSTRMITRDKKSFKYGRIEARLKLPQTQGIWPAFWALGNAFGSQGWPQGGEIDIMEHVGYEPTLTHGALHGPGYSGNTPITGTHNLGENVNANYHVYAVEWSTSEIRWFVDGHNFYTASRAQVEQYGQWVYDQPFWLLLNVAVGGNWPGSPDGSSTFPQKMLVDYVRVYQ; this is encoded by the coding sequence ATGATGTTTTCTAATGCAAAACACCTGTTGTCGCTGGTCATAGGCGCCTGCCTACTCGGCCCCCTTGGCGCACAAGCCGCCACTTTTCAAGCTGAAGATTACGACCTCTTTTTTGACACCTCGCCTGGTAACTCTGGCGGTGCTTACCGCGCCGACGATGTCGATATAGAAGCCAGCACCGATACCGGCGGTGGGCATAATGTGGGCTGGATTGAACAAGGCGAATGGCTGGTTTATCAAAACCTTAACATCCCTACTACCGGCGCTTATAAAATTCGCCTACGCGTAGCTAGCCCATCCGGCGCCACAGCCTCTACCGATTTAAACGGCGGCGGCATTGTTTTAGGTAACATAAACATTCCCGCCACGGGCGGCTGGCAAAGCTGGCAAACCGTGGAGATTACCAAAACAATTAACGCCGGCACCTACAACTTAGGCGTGTTCGCGCAAACCGGAAACTGGAATTTCAACTGGATAGAAGTGGTTGCCGTGGGCGGCAATGCATCAGGCAATGTGGTGATCAACCAACACTGCAACCACACCGGCTGGTCGGTAGGATTAGACGTGGGCTCTTACACCCTCGGCAATTTACAGGCGCGCGGTTTTGTTAACGATGACGCCTCATCGCTATTGGTGCAGCCAGGCTATGAGGCGGTACTGTTTCAAGACAACAACTTCACCGGCAGCTCATTGGTGGTGAAAGCCAGCGATGGTTGCTTGGTGAACGAAGGCTTCAACGATTTAGCCAGCTCCATTATCGTGCGCAAAACCGGCGCCAATAATAATTTAGCTTGGGCCGATGAATTCGACAGCATCAACACCAATAACTGGACCTTTGAAACCGGTGGTGGTGGCTGGGGTAACAATGAACTCCAGTACTACACCAACGGGCAAAATGCGTCTATCCAATACGACCCGGCAGCAGGCAGTAATGTACTGGTATTAGAAGCCAAAAAAGGCAACCCGGCCAATTATAATTGTTGGTACGGCAGCTGTACTTACACCTCCACCCGCATGATCACTCGGGATAAAAAATCCTTCAAATACGGGCGTATAGAAGCGCGACTTAAGTTGCCACAAACTCAGGGCATTTGGCCCGCCTTTTGGGCTTTAGGCAACGCCTTTGGCAGCCAGGGTTGGCCGCAGGGCGGTGAAATCGACATTATGGAACACGTCGGTTACGAGCCGACCTTAACCCACGGCGCGCTACACGGCCCCGGTTACTCGGGCAACACGCCCATTACCGGCACTCACAACTTAGGTGAAAATGTAAACGCCAACTATCACGTTTACGCGGTGGAATGGAGCACATCGGAAATTCGCTGGTTTGTAGACGGCCATAATTTCTATACCGCCAGCCGCGCGCAAGTTGAACAGTACGGCCAGTGGGTGTACGACCAACCTTTCTGGTTACTGCTGAACGTCGCCGTGGGTGGCAACTGGCCCGGCAGCCCAGACGGCAGCTCAACCTTTCCACAGAAAATGCTAGTGGATTATGTTCGGGTTTATCAGTAA
- the yghU gene encoding glutathione-dependent disulfide-bond oxidoreductase: MSQSTTYTPPKVWTWDQESGGRFANINRPISGATQDKPLPVGKHSLQLYSMATPNGVKVTIMLEELLAMGIKDAEYDAWLVHIGEGEQFTSGFVSANPNSKIPALMDHSTETPTRVFESGSILMYLAEKFDAFLPTEPSAKAEVLNWLFWQMGAGPYLGGGFGHFYAYAPEKFEYPINRFAMEVKRQLDVLDKQLAERDFIAGADYTIADMAIYPWYGALVQGGLYEAGEFLSVHEYQHVSRWAEEMRARPAVKRAKLVNKVWGDESRQLAERHSAADIDAILSAQ, from the coding sequence GTGAGTCAATCTACTACTTATACACCACCGAAAGTCTGGACCTGGGATCAGGAGAGTGGCGGCAGGTTCGCCAATATTAATCGCCCAATTTCTGGTGCCACGCAAGATAAGCCCTTACCCGTTGGTAAGCATTCCTTGCAGCTCTACTCTATGGCAACGCCCAATGGCGTGAAAGTCACTATCATGCTGGAAGAGCTGTTGGCCATGGGTATTAAAGATGCCGAGTACGACGCTTGGTTGGTGCATATCGGCGAAGGTGAACAATTTACCTCCGGTTTTGTTAGCGCTAATCCCAATTCAAAAATTCCGGCTTTGATGGATCACAGCACCGAAACGCCAACCCGTGTGTTTGAGTCCGGCTCAATATTGATGTATTTGGCGGAAAAATTTGATGCGTTTCTACCGACCGAGCCAAGTGCAAAAGCAGAAGTGCTCAACTGGCTGTTTTGGCAAATGGGTGCAGGCCCCTATTTAGGCGGTGGCTTCGGGCATTTTTATGCCTACGCGCCGGAAAAATTCGAATACCCTATTAACCGCTTTGCCATGGAAGTGAAGCGCCAACTCGATGTGTTAGATAAGCAATTGGCTGAGCGCGACTTTATTGCCGGTGCTGACTACACCATTGCCGATATGGCCATCTACCCTTGGTATGGCGCGTTGGTGCAAGGTGGTTTGTATGAGGCTGGTGAGTTTCTCTCAGTGCATGAATATCAACATGTAAGTCGTTGGGCAGAGGAAATGAGAGCGCGCCCCGCGGTTAAGCGCGCGAAGCTCGTCAATAAAGTGTGGGGCGACGAATCGCGTCAATTGGCCGAGCGACATAGCGCGGCGGATATCGATGCAATTCTCAGCGCGCAATAA
- a CDS encoding glutathione S-transferase family protein, whose translation MPKIKVTYFDVDGGRGEPIRLALHCAGLPFEDHRFTFPEFAEVRKSTPFGQVPTVDIDGQTLTQSTALCRYFGKQAGLYPADDYQALLCDEVMDVIEDMTHKLVATFGLTGDALKTTREALVNGPLTTYIQWLEARLVKQGKKYFAGNQLSVADLKVFVTTRWLCSGQLDHIPTDLVQELAPTILAHAQQIVNEPKIKAYYDQRASA comes from the coding sequence ATGCCAAAAATTAAAGTGACTTATTTCGACGTTGATGGTGGCCGCGGTGAGCCAATTCGCTTGGCGCTGCACTGCGCGGGTTTGCCCTTTGAAGATCATCGCTTTACCTTTCCCGAGTTTGCCGAAGTCCGTAAAAGCACGCCCTTTGGTCAGGTGCCTACAGTAGACATTGATGGCCAAACCCTAACCCAGTCCACCGCCTTGTGCCGGTATTTTGGTAAGCAAGCCGGTCTCTACCCTGCTGATGATTACCAAGCGTTGTTATGCGATGAAGTGATGGATGTGATCGAAGATATGACCCATAAGCTGGTGGCCACCTTTGGCTTAACTGGCGATGCACTAAAAACCACGCGCGAAGCGTTGGTCAATGGCCCGTTAACTACTTACATTCAATGGTTAGAAGCGCGTTTGGTAAAACAGGGCAAAAAGTATTTTGCCGGCAATCAACTCTCCGTTGCGGATTTAAAAGTGTTTGTGACCACCCGTTGGTTGTGTTCCGGTCAGCTCGATCATATTCCTACGGATTTAGTGCAAGAGTTGGCGCCAACCATACTGGCACATGCGCAACAGATTGTTAACGAGCCTAAAATTAAGGCCTATTACGACCAGCGCGCCTCAGCTTAA
- a CDS encoding LysE family translocator: protein MAIDAWISFLLASALLCFSPGPTVLLVLGKSLNHGKGSVIPLVAGVLSGDVIAMAISFVGLGALLATYAVLFGIFKWVAAAYLIYIGIKAWRTQLSDEHTDLAMSNSGSVFKEALVVTALNPKGIIFFIAFFLCSSIPLSR from the coding sequence ATGGCTATCGACGCTTGGATTTCGTTTTTACTGGCATCGGCATTGCTGTGTTTCTCTCCAGGGCCAACAGTGCTTCTTGTGCTGGGGAAGTCTTTGAACCACGGCAAGGGGTCGGTTATCCCTTTGGTGGCCGGTGTACTGTCTGGCGATGTTATAGCGATGGCTATCTCTTTCGTGGGTTTGGGGGCTTTGTTGGCAACCTATGCGGTTTTATTTGGCATTTTTAAATGGGTCGCCGCAGCCTACTTGATTTATATCGGCATCAAAGCCTGGCGTACCCAGCTAAGTGATGAGCATACAGATCTGGCCATGTCTAATAGCGGCAGTGTGTTTAAGGAGGCGTTAGTTGTTACCGCTCTAAACCCAAAGGGCATTATTTTCTTTATTGCCTTTTTCCTTTGTTCATCAATACCGCTGAGCCGGTAA
- a CDS encoding TIGR01777 family oxidoreductase translates to MHILITGATGFIGTQYILRHSHHRFTLLSRQPKKAQQTLAAYPKGTSKIRVIQNLAELPTLDGIDAILNLAGEAIADRRWTVKQKAEICNSRWQLTQQLVDLIKQSKLPPKVFLSGSAIGYYGDAGSEQMTENTKPAMVTAASPDFAQTLCQRWEDIALSAQDHCRVVLLRTGIVLGKEAGALAKMLTPFKLGLGGKIASGKQMMSWIHQRDAVNAIEFLLHQTTASGPFNITAPKPVTNEVFTQSLARALGKKALIPVPGALLKLLMGESASLLLASQQVYPEKLLQSGFRFEFTDLAPALKALISDKDV, encoded by the coding sequence ATGCATATTCTTATAACCGGCGCCACAGGCTTTATTGGCACTCAATATATACTGCGCCACAGCCACCATCGCTTTACCCTGTTGAGCCGTCAGCCGAAAAAGGCCCAGCAAACATTGGCTGCTTACCCTAAGGGCACGAGCAAAATACGCGTTATCCAGAACTTGGCTGAGTTGCCCACGCTGGATGGCATTGATGCGATTCTCAATTTAGCGGGTGAAGCCATTGCCGATAGACGTTGGACAGTAAAGCAAAAAGCCGAAATTTGTAATAGCCGTTGGCAGCTGACCCAGCAACTTGTAGACCTGATAAAGCAAAGTAAGCTACCGCCAAAGGTCTTTTTAAGCGGCTCTGCCATTGGTTATTACGGCGATGCCGGCAGCGAGCAAATGACTGAAAACACCAAGCCAGCCATGGTAACTGCAGCATCGCCAGACTTTGCCCAAACCCTATGTCAGCGTTGGGAGGATATCGCCCTTAGTGCGCAAGATCACTGCCGCGTTGTGCTGTTACGCACCGGTATTGTTCTAGGAAAAGAGGCTGGTGCTTTAGCGAAAATGTTAACGCCTTTTAAGCTTGGCTTGGGCGGCAAAATAGCCTCGGGTAAACAAATGATGTCGTGGATACACCAGCGCGACGCGGTCAATGCCATAGAGTTTCTTTTACATCAAACAACGGCAAGCGGCCCGTTTAATATAACGGCGCCAAAACCCGTAACCAACGAGGTATTTACGCAATCTCTCGCTCGGGCTTTAGGCAAGAAAGCCTTGATACCTGTTCCCGGCGCGCTATTAAAATTACTCATGGGCGAATCTGCGTCGCTGCTACTAGCTAGCCAACAGGTATACCCAGAAAAACTGCTACAGAGCGGCTTTAGGTTTGAATTTACCGATTTAGCGCCGGCCCTTAAAGCGCTGATTAGTGACAAAGACGTCTAG
- a CDS encoding LysE family translocator yields MNLIEIVTLFVAMTVLALVPSTSVALVIARSSAAGFLNGCAVAAGIVVGDLVFVLLAMLGVAALAEVMGSFFVLVKCLAGAYLIWFGISLMKSRASLQRVGSVRPASTLAASFFSGLFLTLGDVKAILFYASFFPAFVDPAGATASDIAIIVALTIVTVGGVKLGYAYAAGKLVSLVQGTKTLSAVNASAGGVMVGAGVYLIVKP; encoded by the coding sequence ATGAACCTCATCGAAATAGTAACGTTGTTCGTAGCAATGACAGTGCTAGCTCTGGTTCCGAGCACCAGCGTTGCATTGGTCATTGCGCGGTCATCTGCGGCCGGCTTTTTGAATGGCTGTGCGGTTGCGGCTGGCATTGTTGTTGGCGATCTTGTTTTTGTTCTTCTCGCAATGCTCGGTGTGGCCGCGTTAGCAGAGGTGATGGGAAGCTTTTTCGTCCTCGTAAAATGTTTGGCCGGCGCCTATCTCATCTGGTTCGGTATCAGTCTCATGAAGTCGCGTGCATCGTTGCAGCGAGTAGGTTCAGTTCGGCCAGCGTCTACCTTGGCGGCGAGTTTCTTTTCTGGTTTGTTCCTCACCTTGGGTGATGTTAAGGCTATATTATTTTATGCCAGTTTCTTTCCTGCCTTTGTCGATCCAGCCGGCGCAACCGCTTCAGATATTGCAATAATTGTGGCTTTAACCATTGTTACAGTTGGAGGCGTAAAGTTGGGTTATGCTTACGCAGCCGGGAAGCTTGTCTCGCTCGTTCAAGGCACCAAAACACTGAGCGCCGTAAATGCTAGCGCCGGTGGCGTTATGGTAGGAGCCGGTGTCTATCTCATTGTGAAGCCGTAA
- a CDS encoding class I SAM-dependent methyltransferase, with product MKISPEQQIITSWQLNVKPWVAAIAKGEIESRVLVTNTAIVDAINACKPKTLLDVGCGEGWLVRALAANGIDALGVDVIPAFIEIASKHGLGRFREMSYEQTSFTALQEAFDLVVCNFSLLGENSVHHLFQHIPSLLNPKGRLVVQTLHPIAGCGAAAYKDGWREGSWAGFNSDFCAPAPWYFRTLETWKALFAHNGFTIVNTIEPRALDSCQPLSIIFDAELI from the coding sequence ATGAAAATATCACCTGAACAGCAAATCATTACGTCTTGGCAGTTGAATGTTAAGCCTTGGGTGGCGGCTATCGCTAAGGGTGAAATTGAATCGCGAGTGCTAGTGACAAACACAGCAATCGTTGATGCAATCAATGCCTGCAAGCCAAAGACCCTTCTCGATGTTGGCTGTGGCGAGGGTTGGCTGGTTCGGGCCTTGGCGGCGAACGGTATTGACGCGTTGGGTGTGGATGTCATTCCCGCGTTTATTGAAATAGCGAGTAAACATGGCCTCGGGCGTTTCCGCGAGATGTCCTATGAACAGACATCGTTCACGGCCTTGCAGGAAGCCTTTGATCTTGTGGTTTGTAATTTTTCGTTACTGGGTGAAAACTCGGTCCATCATTTATTTCAACACATCCCCTCGTTGCTAAACCCTAAGGGGCGATTGGTTGTTCAAACCCTTCATCCCATTGCCGGTTGTGGCGCGGCTGCCTATAAGGATGGTTGGCGCGAGGGTTCTTGGGCGGGGTTTAATTCTGATTTTTGTGCTCCAGCGCCTTGGTATTTCCGCACCCTTGAGACTTGGAAAGCGCTGTTTGCTCACAATGGGTTTACTATTGTTAATACTATCGAGCCTAGGGCGTTAGATTCGTGCCAACCTTTATCCATTATCTTTGACGCCGAGCTGATTTAA